The Corynebacterium tuberculostearicum genome window below encodes:
- the uriT gene encoding uridine transporter UriT, producing the protein MTSTTSEPPKLQPSAYIPLMFALLTAVFAFQLNASMLSPALATMEDELSATTAQIGLTQTAFFTAAALFSLFLPRWGDLIGRRKVLVGMMGVAALGCVASAVAPNVAVLLIGRIIQGVAGPTVPLCLIMLRQQVLNEKQYALLLGIVTSVNGGIAGVDALAGGWLAGNFGYRSVFWTMAVLCAIALVAVQVFTKESTATETPRMDWAGVLPLAVALGCVLTAFNEAGKLAEANWFLVIILILIGAAGFWAFWNVEKKVADPLVPVAYLKQRRTWALLSTTLLTMTGVFAVMNGLIPNLGQDTDAGAGISASTISWVTLTPYALAGLVFGPIAGWMASKLGYKYVLQTGLIGTVVGLIISIFVVGAPNAWTLLFVSIFLGVTYAGIANIMLNGLGIVLSPADNQGYLPGMNAGAFNLGAGLSFAVLFAVSGSFEHGYRAGMIAGVIILLAALALSFLIPRPESIDDTVAAVNARK; encoded by the coding sequence TGGCGACGATGGAGGATGAGCTGAGTGCCACCACCGCACAGATTGGCCTAACACAGACGGCCTTCTTTACAGCGGCGGCATTGTTCTCGCTCTTCCTTCCGCGCTGGGGCGACCTTATCGGTCGCAGGAAGGTTCTCGTCGGCATGATGGGCGTTGCTGCGCTGGGCTGCGTGGCTTCCGCCGTCGCGCCGAACGTCGCCGTGCTGCTTATCGGCCGTATCATCCAGGGCGTGGCCGGACCGACCGTCCCGCTCTGCCTCATCATGCTGCGCCAGCAGGTGCTCAATGAGAAGCAGTACGCACTGCTGCTGGGCATTGTGACCTCGGTAAATGGGGGTATTGCCGGTGTGGATGCGCTGGCCGGCGGCTGGCTGGCGGGCAACTTTGGCTACCGCTCGGTGTTCTGGACCATGGCAGTACTATGCGCCATCGCGCTAGTAGCAGTGCAGGTATTCACTAAGGAATCCACGGCCACCGAAACCCCGCGCATGGACTGGGCGGGCGTGCTGCCCCTGGCCGTGGCGCTGGGGTGCGTTCTCACCGCGTTCAACGAGGCCGGCAAGCTTGCCGAGGCCAATTGGTTCCTCGTCATCATCCTCATCCTCATTGGCGCCGCTGGCTTCTGGGCCTTCTGGAACGTGGAGAAGAAGGTCGCCGACCCGCTCGTACCGGTGGCTTACCTGAAGCAGCGCCGCACCTGGGCGCTGCTTTCTACCACGCTGCTCACCATGACCGGCGTCTTTGCAGTAATGAACGGCCTCATCCCAAACCTCGGCCAGGACACGGACGCCGGTGCCGGCATTTCCGCCAGCACCATTTCCTGGGTCACCCTTACTCCGTACGCCCTCGCTGGCCTGGTCTTTGGCCCGATTGCCGGTTGGATGGCGTCCAAGCTGGGATATAAGTACGTCCTGCAAACCGGCCTCATCGGCACGGTCGTCGGCCTGATTATTTCCATCTTCGTGGTCGGCGCCCCGAACGCATGGACCCTGCTCTTCGTCTCCATTTTCTTGGGCGTAACCTACGCCGGCATTGCCAATATCATGCTCAACGGACTGGGTATTGTGCTCTCACCGGCCGATAACCAAGGCTACCTGCCCGGCATGAACGCCGGTGCCTTCAACCTCGGCGCGGGACTGTCCTTTGCCGTGCTCTTCGCGGTTTCCGGTTCTTTCGAGCACGGCTACCGCGCGGGCATGATTGCCGGCGTCATTATCCTGCTTGCGGCCCTTGCCTTGTCCTTCCTCATTCCGCGCCCAGAGTCCATCGATGACACCGTGGCGGCCGTCAACGCCCGAAAGTAG
- the uriH gene encoding uridine-preferring nucleoside hydrolase UriH — MTRKIILDCDPGHDDAVALLLALGNPTIELLGITTVGGNQTLDKVSHNALVVKEIAGHPEIPVYAGCDRPLVRPVEVAEAIHGSTGMDVEGVQLPEPSTALADAHAIDFIIDTIMSHEPGTITLVPTGPLTNIAMAARKEPRIVERVKEVVLMGGGYHEGNWSPVAEFNIKIDPEAAHIVFEEPWPVTMVGLDLTHQALATPEVEAEIKALNTPVSEFVVGLFGFFRKAYQANQGFDNPPVHDPCTIAYLIDPDIVQTRKAPVHVELAGALTTGMTVTDLREPADASCHTQVATTLDHAGFWRLVTDALKTLA; from the coding sequence ATGACGCGAAAAATCATTTTGGACTGCGACCCCGGCCACGATGATGCGGTGGCCCTGCTCCTAGCCTTGGGCAATCCCACCATTGAGTTGCTCGGCATTACCACCGTGGGCGGCAACCAGACCTTGGACAAGGTCTCCCACAACGCCCTGGTGGTCAAGGAAATCGCTGGTCACCCTGAGATTCCGGTTTATGCCGGCTGCGATCGCCCACTCGTGCGCCCCGTCGAGGTTGCTGAGGCCATCCACGGCTCCACCGGCATGGACGTCGAGGGCGTCCAACTTCCGGAGCCAAGCACCGCGCTTGCCGACGCCCACGCTATCGACTTCATCATCGACACCATCATGTCCCATGAGCCCGGCACCATCACCTTGGTGCCCACCGGCCCGCTGACCAATATCGCGATGGCCGCGCGCAAGGAGCCGCGCATCGTCGAGCGCGTCAAGGAAGTCGTCCTCATGGGCGGTGGCTATCACGAGGGCAATTGGTCCCCAGTCGCCGAATTCAATATCAAGATCGATCCCGAGGCCGCCCACATCGTCTTTGAAGAGCCTTGGCCCGTCACCATGGTGGGCCTCGACCTCACCCACCAGGCGCTTGCCACCCCAGAGGTCGAAGCCGAAATCAAGGCGCTAAATACTCCGGTCTCTGAGTTCGTCGTCGGCCTTTTCGGCTTCTTCCGCAAGGCCTACCAGGCCAACCAAGGCTTTGATAACCCACCGGTCCACGACCCGTGCACCATCGCCTACCTCATCGATCCGGACATCGTCCAGACCCGCAAGGCCCCCGTCCACGTCGAGCTCGCCGGCGCACTAACCACCGGCATGACCGTCACCGATCTGCGCGAGCCTGCCGACGCCTCCTGCCACACCCAAGTCGCCACCACCCTCGACCACGCCGGTTTCTGGCGGCTTGTCACCGACGCCCTCAAAACCCTCGCCTAG